Below is a genomic region from Catenuloplanes atrovinosus.
GACGTCCTCGGCGGCTCGGTTTGGGCATCCTCTGTCGCGTCCCGGAGGTCGGCTAGCGGCCGGATCTCATCAGCGCGCAGGCAGGATCGGATGTGCCAGTCCACCCGCTGCAACAGCATGCGTGGCGTGAAATCCCGCGCGTGGCTGAACGCGTCCTTCGGGACTGGCCACGTCGGGTACGGCGGGGTGAATCCCAAGTGCTCGAACGTCGCGGCGAGCCGCCGGGCTACCAGCCGTCGGGCGAGTTCGGCCGAGGGAAGGCGATGGAGCTGAGTCTCTCGCCGAAATCGGTCTGGAACTGAACCTACGGCATGGTCACGGATCAGGTCCCAAGATCGGCGTAAGCAGGCAACCAGCAGGACGGTACGCCGCAGCGACTGGCGGATCTCCATCAAGCCACTGCCCAGTTGATCTGCTAGCGGCGCCAGCACTATGTCGTCGTCGTGGGACGTGCGGGATTGCGCAAAAATCGTGTCGATCTGATCGAAGGCCAGGGCTATCGGTCCGGTAAGAGCGAGGATCCGGGACATAGATTCTGCGGTTTCGCGCGGTTCCGCCGAAGCGACTGGAAGGCCCCAGCGTGCCCAGTCCTCGGTTGCGTCGTCCAGACGAGACTCGAGGTAAGCCTCGCCGATGTCGGTGATTCGGGGGTCGTCGGCCGCCAGCATTGTCACAGCCCGCAACGTCGTCCCGAACATCTGGCCCGAGCCGGGTACCAAGCGCCGAACCGCTCGCTCGAATCCGATCAGCGCGGAGGGGGTGAGGGCGATGGTCCCGGCCACCCGGTCGCGGGTTTCCTGATCTACTTTGGCAAGGTCGGCCAGGCGCGTGAGTAGCAGTTGCAGCTGGGTGCCGGTCCGGCCGGGGCGACGGAGGTCCTCCACGAAGGTGTGCACAATGTCGGGCCAGAACTCTCGTCCGCGCGTCAGACCTGCCAGCAGGAAGTATCCGCCCTGGCCCTGAACATATTCGCGGGTCCAAGACAGCAGGTGTGTCTTCCCTGATCCTGGCTGCCCTTCAACCACGATGCCGAGTGGGCTCTCGTCGTCATCTGCAGCGGCTTCGCGAACGGCGGCTCGGATGATTCGATAGACATCTTCGTTCAGACCAGTGACATGCGCTTCGGGTGGCTGCCACACACGGGAGGATGTCGGCGCCCAGTTGAACGAAATAGCATCCAGTGCCCGGCGCTCGTCTTCCCTCATCGGTCACTCACCAGAATCAGGTGCATCTGTTGTCCACTGAGAACAACTGCGGCATCCCGCGCCTCGGCCGTGAGCGCTGCCCGGTCCGGATCAGGTTCGAGCTGAATGCGGCGCTGGCGATCCATATCGATCAGCGTCCGGTCTACTTCACCGCGGTCCGTCACATCGAGGTGCTTGCGCAGATCCGACAGGCTGACCGTCCCACCGGGTCGGCTCACCAGATTCCGGTAGGTCGCGAGGATGCGGTCCGGCAACGACGGCGGTGGAACGCCGATATACGAACGGAGCTCCGGCAGCGAATCGGGCAGCGTACGGGCGACGAGCTGCCACGTGGCGTACAAGATTCGATCGGTGGGTGTGGCGCCGTCCGGCGCCTCGGCCGACAGCTCGGTGCGGCACCGTCGCAGCCCCGCATCGGTCAACTGGTGCGCGTAGGCGTTGTGCGCCGCGCGCGTCCACGTGATGAATCCTCGCCCGTCAAGCTCGTTACGCTCAGTCGCCTCAATCTTGAAGCCGAAGCGTTCGTGAATGACGCGGTTGGTGGTGGCGTCGGGGTGGAACACGAGAGCGATCAGTGCCCGACGCGCACGTGCGGAGAGCGGCTTGTCCGTCATGGTGAGCTCCTTCCGGGAGTACGGTCAGACGAATGCATCTATGGCGGCAAGCAAGGCCCGTAGCTCGGCGGCGGCATCAGGGTCGACGGCCTCGAAGTCAGCCACCGTTAGCTCGGACCGCAGGCGGAAGAGAGTAGCCAGGACATTGCTGCCGAAGCCCTCGCGGAGGATCGCCATGTCGTCGTCGGGGACATCGGCGAACTCCTGGCGTTGGCTGGCAGGTATGTCATTGCGAAATCCCTTTTTCATGTCGTAGACAGCGCGCTGCCGGGGAAGCAGGCGCTTCAACGCTTGAGTACGGAGGCTGGCCGCGTCACTGTTTCCACAATGTTCGAGTACCAAGTCGGGCACATAGTTCTCGGCCTCTCGCCAGGCCAGTAGGTGCACGTAGGCGCAGTGTTCGGCCAGGCTCGCGGCCTTCTCAACGTTGCCGACCGCGTCCAGGGTCATCCGGTCGCTGTCGAGGAGCGCAATCACTCGGACCAACCGCCGGAATTGTTTGGCCGCCTTGGCGGCTACCCGTGGCATCCGGCCGCTGCCGCCGCTGTGTTGAACTCTCAGCCAACCCTGCTGATGCGCGCGACGCAGCCGGTCCGGACCGAAAACCGCGATCAGCGTCGCGAGGAAGTAGTCGCCGTCGGAGAACTCATCCTCGACCACGACGACTGCTGACTGGCCGAGGTCTATCGCGAGGTCTACCAGATTGTCGGCGTCCACCACGACGGGACTGCGCTGGCCGATGCCGGTCCATGCCGCTTCACGCTTCGAGGCCAGGCGCGCCAACGAAGCATAGGTTTCGGCGAGGGACGGGAAGTGCAGCGGCACAAACGCAGCGAAGTCGTCAACGGTGAATGGATCGATGACCCAGTCGTGCCGGCCGCTGTCGAATGTCTCCAGCAGGCCGAACACCGCTTGAACAGCCCGTTTCCCCGGCCGGCGCACACGGAAAACCTCACGGTCAATCGCGACCCGCATTCTCGACCCTCCTTTCTCGCTGCGCCCGCACCAACGCACGCGTCTCGTCGTAGTCCTCGGTGAACACGCCTTCGGGCCAGTAGTCGACGTTGCCGTCCGAATCGATGTGGATCGGCCGGATGACAGAACTGCGGTCTGCGCGATCGACGAAGTGAACCGCAACGGTGGTGGGATCAGCCCCGAATCTCCCTTCGGCGATCCGACGGCGAAGTCGGAGAAGGAACGTCTCGCTGTGTGTCTCGATGAGGAACCTCGTCGACGTATCTCGGACTGCCTTCAGGTACACGTCGGCGAGCATCGCGTGCGCGGCGGGGTGCAGATGGAGCTCGGGCTGCTCGACGATTTCCAGTACCGGCCGCTGGCCCGGCCTGATTTGGTCGATCGCACGCTGGACGAAGATCGGAAGCATTTGCGCGATGCCGGTGCCGGTGTCGGCTAGGTTCACTTGGACCGAGGGATCAGCTTCTGAGGTCAAGACGATGGCCCATGTTCCGAAGCGGTCGACGGCATCGACCCGCCACCCCGGAAGATGGCCGGCCATGGCTTCATTCACTGAGCGGATCAGGCGACTCCCGTCCCAGGCGCGATCACCGGCAAGGATGGCGGCGGCGTGCTCGCCGGTCGCTCCGACTTCCGTTTTTGTGCGACCCGGCAACCGGTAGCGGCGGTGCGGCCGGTCACGGAAGGGCCCGAGGTAGCGAATGTCGGGATAATGGTCGCGGATCTGGCGGCCCACGCTCACAAGGCTTTCTCCCGCCACCGGTTCGTCGATCAGGCGGTGCGGCAGCAGCCCCTGGAACTCGACGGCGGATCGCGACACGTGTCCGTCAAGGTAGGCGTCATAAACCGGGAAGCGATCCGTCTCCGGGATTTCGGCAACCCGCACCAGACGGCCCATCGACGTCCCGGTTCGGAACAACTCGAGCGACTCAACGACTTCACGGTGCTTCTGTGGCAGATGGCGGACACTCGCCGTCATCTGGTAGAGATCCTCCGCCGCCCGAACCGCGACTTCCACACCGATGCCTGGGTCAGCCGCTTGTCCGCCGTGAATCAGATCGACAAACGATTCGAGCAGTTCCTCGTCGATCTTGTCTATGTCCACCGGTTCGAGCGAGTCGGTCTTGATGCCGCCGCCAAGGATGACCGGAGCGCGGACGAGGGCGCTCTTGCCGGCGTTGTTGCGGCCGAGGACCACGGTGATCGGCCGGAGCTCGATGGACTGCCGGCTGGCGAAGCCCCGATAGTTAGTCAAAGCCATCCGCGCCAGAACCATGCCGCACACGCTAACTAGTAGCGAGCCGACTCCTCTACGTAGTTGGCAGAAGATCGGACGGTTCGGCGAACAAGACAAAAGCGACTCAATTGCATTGCGGGCAAGCAGCAGCTACGTCGACGCGCTACATCGATGCGGTGAGCCAAGGCGTGGCCGCGGCCGCACTACCGGGACCGGGCAACAACACCGACGCCTCCGCCTGCAACGACATCCGTCAAGCCACCCCATGGGACCGCCTGGTGGCCGTATCGCTCCGGACGATGGCCACACCGAGATCAGCAGGAGTCAGTCCGCTTGCTGACATGTAGTAGTTCAGGTTGCTACGGGCAGGCGTACACGCACCCGCGCGTGATCTCCAGCGCGTTGAACTTGTCCCATCTGAGGCCGAAGCCCGGGAAGTCGTCGAGCGGGCGCTGCCTCGCCTTGCCGGTCTTCCTCACCGCGCCGGTCGCGTCCCGGTAGGCGAGCCCGGTGATACCGCTCGGGTCGCCCTTCGCGTCGACCAGGCTGAGCAGTGTCGACTCCCCCTCCCCGATCGCCGCCATGTCCCACCCGGCATCCAGCGTCTGCACCGGCTCCGCCGTGGCGTGCACTCCGCCGGCCAGATGCGTGACGTGCGGCCCGTCGGCGAGCGCCCGGACCCGCTTGAGCTCCTCGGCCAGCGCCGCCGCGTCCGGCGAGTAGAACGACCAGAGCACCAGCACCCGGCTCCCCGCCGCCTCCCGCACGTGCCGCGCCGTCTCCTCCACGCTCTCCCCGAACCGCACCTGGTACCGGGTGGCGGTCTCATGCTCCCCGAGCGCCCCGAGCAACGCATGAAACCCATAGGTGACCGCCTTGCGGTAACGCAGCACCAGCACCAGCTCAGCAGCACCCATCCCGCGATTCTGCCAGTCGCGTCGAAGGGTGCCTGCCGGCGCGTCAGTCGAGGTAGGCATCCCAGTCGTCGTCGGAAGGTCCGACCGGTCCGGCCTCGCCGGCCGCGAGACGAGCGCGGATGTCGGACTCCCACTCGACGGCCCACCGGCAGAGCGTCGTGATGTCGGCGCCGGTCAGTCCGTAGGCGGCGAATCCCCGCTCGTCCAGTTCCTCCGCCGCGCCGAGCCGGTCGGCGAGGTCCTCCAGGGCGAAGCCCGCGGTGTGTCGGGCGGCCAGTTGTTCGAGTTCGCGCCAGCCGTACCGTGCGTGCGCGGCGTGCACGTCGATGAAGTCGCGGTGCGCCGCGCGGTCGTACAGCGCGCGGACCTTCAGGCCGACGGCGTCGTCGAAGGCGAGGACCGGACCGATGCTGAGCTGCACCGGCGGCCCGATAGCCTCCTTGAGCAGGTCGACCTCGCAGGTCCAGAAGTCGTCGGACACCAGCAGACGGGCCATCCGAGGCGTTGCCTCGACGAGGTCGGCGGTGTGGCCGGCTTTGCGGTACGCCTCGGCGAGCCGCTCGGCGACCAGCGGCAGCGGCAGCGCGGTGGCGGTCGCGAAGTCGATGTCGCGCGACGGCCGGTCGACGATCTGGTGTGCGGCGAGGGCGTACCCACCGGCCAGGACCAGGCCCAATTCCGGACCGGCCGCGAAGCCGACCCGCAGTAGCGCCTTGTGCAGATCGTCCACCGCGGTGCCCGTCAGCCGGCAGTGGCCAGGTCGGGAAGCCGTGCCTCCCAGAGTGCGACCAACTGCCGTGAGGTCAGCCGCCGGATGCGCGGCCAGTCGCGGCGCAGGAGGTCAGGATGTACGTACGTGATGATGTCCTGCCGCTGACCGCAGTTCAGCAACGTCCGATACAGGGTCAATCGCTGACGGTGATCGGTGATGTCGAACTCGGTGGACCCGGACCATGCGAGCCGCACCGGCAGCCGCACGACGCCGCGATCCGGCCCGGCGAGGAGATCCAGCGCCTCCGGGATGCGCTTCTCGGCCCCGATCAGCCGGGACGGCAACGGCGTGGTCGTCACGCCCACAAGCTACTCCTCCTCGGTGAAGACGGTCTCGCGGCGGCGGCGGATGGCGGGGAGTGTGACCAGGATGATCGCCGCCGCGGTCAGGGCCAGCAGGGTGGCGGAGATCGGGCGGGTGAGGAAGACCAGGGCGTCGCCGCGGGAGATGATCAGGGCGCGGCGCAGGTTCTCCTCGAGGAGGGGGCCGAGGACGAAGCCGAGCAGCAGCGGCGCCGGCTCACAGCCGCAGCGGATCAGGACGTAGCCGAGGAGGCCGAAGAACGCGATCGCGTAGACGTCGTACGCGTTGAAGCCGAGCGAGTAGGTGCCGATCACGGCGAACAGCACGATCATCGGGAACAGCACCTGGTACGGCACGCGCAGCAGGCGCACCCAGATGCCGATCAACGGCAGGTTGAGCAGCAGGAGCAGCAGGTTGCCGATCCACATCGACGCGATCAGGCCCCAGAACAGCGCCGGCTCGTCGTTGATCACGTTCGGGCCGGGCGTGATGCCGTGCACGATGAACGCGCCGACCATCAGCGCCATCACCGGGTGGGCGGGCAGGCCGAGCGTGAGCAGCGGGATGAAC
It encodes:
- a CDS encoding AAA family ATPase, with the translated sequence MVLARMALTNYRGFASRQSIELRPITVVLGRNNAGKSALVRAPVILGGGIKTDSLEPVDIDKIDEELLESFVDLIHGGQAADPGIGVEVAVRAAEDLYQMTASVRHLPQKHREVVESLELFRTGTSMGRLVRVAEIPETDRFPVYDAYLDGHVSRSAVEFQGLLPHRLIDEPVAGESLVSVGRQIRDHYPDIRYLGPFRDRPHRRYRLPGRTKTEVGATGEHAAAILAGDRAWDGSRLIRSVNEAMAGHLPGWRVDAVDRFGTWAIVLTSEADPSVQVNLADTGTGIAQMLPIFVQRAIDQIRPGQRPVLEIVEQPELHLHPAAHAMLADVYLKAVRDTSTRFLIETHSETFLLRLRRRIAEGRFGADPTTVAVHFVDRADRSSVIRPIHIDSDGNVDYWPEGVFTEDYDETRALVRAQRERRVENAGRD
- a CDS encoding nucleotidyl transferase AbiEii/AbiGii toxin family protein, translating into MDDLHKALLRVGFAAGPELGLVLAGGYALAAHQIVDRPSRDIDFATATALPLPLVAERLAEAYRKAGHTADLVEATPRMARLLVSDDFWTCEVDLLKEAIGPPVQLSIGPVLAFDDAVGLKVRALYDRAAHRDFIDVHAAHARYGWRELEQLAARHTAGFALEDLADRLGAAEELDERGFAAYGLTGADITTLCRWAVEWESDIRARLAAGEAGPVGPSDDDWDAYLD